The proteins below are encoded in one region of Syntrophotalea carbinolica DSM 2380:
- a CDS encoding DUF5752 family protein, giving the protein MATATSNIAPFEVKDCALITLSTGTKVQNLKEFRDALERVPIASIDHHFWGRLLRPQFDEPEYNNDFASWAYRGLHDKTLAERLSMTLPTDFPSLEALRLELVDTVEQRLDESEMIPWARADNLFYFLHSKIVVFDTGLRFDNPKDLTAYLPTLSTGCIFYHFIDARSRTEQRCDDFSAWLGGFGECYRNLQERLSGFDPYFSSLDEIRTHIATLFQAFFEEQS; this is encoded by the coding sequence ATGGCAACGGCTACATCGAACATAGCGCCTTTTGAAGTAAAGGACTGCGCCCTGATTACCCTGTCGACGGGCACCAAGGTGCAAAACCTCAAGGAATTTCGGGACGCGCTGGAAAGAGTGCCCATCGCCAGCATCGACCATCATTTCTGGGGCCGTCTGCTGCGCCCCCAATTTGACGAACCGGAATACAACAACGACTTTGCCTCCTGGGCCTATCGGGGCCTGCACGACAAAACTCTGGCAGAGCGCCTCAGCATGACGTTGCCGACGGACTTTCCCAGCCTGGAGGCCCTGCGTCTGGAACTGGTCGATACCGTGGAGCAACGCCTGGACGAAAGCGAAATGATCCCCTGGGCCCGGGCCGACAATCTGTTTTATTTTCTGCATTCCAAGATTGTGGTCTTCGACACGGGGCTGCGCTTTGACAACCCCAAAGACTTGACCGCCTATCTGCCCACACTGTCCACCGGCTGCATCTTTTACCATTTCATCGACGCGCGCAGCCGCACCGAGCAACGCTGCGACGATTTTTCCGCGTGGCTTGGCGGTTTTGGCGAGTGTTACCGGAATCTGCAAGAACGCTTGAGCGGTTTCGACCCCTACTTTTCCTCCCTGGACGAAATACGCACCCATATCGCGACTCTTTTTCAGGCGTTTTTCGAGGAGCAAAGCTGA
- a CDS encoding glycosyltransferase has translation MCPPHDDQNRDFLEQYASVTGSAVIQHLEQLAAPLRGARVVHVNSTREGGGVAEILQKLIPLKRALGIDASWEVINGSPAFYECTKSFHNALQGMHIKIPRNLLSAYEQTNEQGAEQLRDVLAQADFVFIHDPQPAALLSHFPERRGKWIWRCHIDARHPYRTVWKYLRPWLAAYDASIFSLPEFAQPLPHPQYIIAPSIDPLSEKNRALPTADIEAVYGQFGIDPERPMVLQVSRYDRFKDPLGVIQAFNLAAKLTPLQLVLAGGGASDDPEGQAILQEVQQAAEGHPDIHVLLLPSDAHRTINALQRAADIVIQKSIREGFGLTVTEGMWKGKPVIGGDTGGIRLQVFNHYTGFLVRTPEGAALRMRYLLHRTHLRQQMGERARQFVMDNFLITRHLREYLTLLVGLQGSCEERVVVG, from the coding sequence ATGTGCCCCCCTCACGACGACCAAAACCGGGATTTCCTTGAACAGTATGCTTCTGTGACGGGGTCCGCCGTCATTCAGCATCTTGAGCAACTGGCAGCGCCCCTCAGAGGCGCCCGGGTCGTGCATGTCAATTCCACCCGCGAAGGCGGAGGAGTGGCGGAAATTCTGCAAAAGCTGATCCCATTGAAAAGGGCCCTGGGTATCGACGCAAGCTGGGAGGTTATCAACGGTTCGCCGGCTTTTTACGAATGTACCAAAAGCTTTCATAATGCCCTGCAGGGCATGCACATAAAAATTCCCCGGAATTTGTTATCCGCCTACGAGCAGACCAACGAACAAGGCGCCGAACAGTTAAGAGATGTTCTTGCACAGGCGGATTTCGTCTTCATTCATGACCCCCAGCCGGCCGCACTGCTGTCCCATTTTCCCGAACGACGCGGCAAATGGATCTGGCGCTGTCATATCGACGCCAGACATCCGTATCGCACAGTCTGGAAATACCTGCGCCCGTGGCTGGCCGCTTACGATGCCAGTATCTTTTCCCTGCCGGAATTCGCCCAGCCGTTGCCGCATCCCCAATACATCATTGCACCGAGTATCGACCCGTTAAGCGAAAAGAACCGCGCCCTGCCCACGGCGGACATCGAAGCGGTGTACGGACAATTCGGCATCGATCCGGAACGGCCCATGGTGCTGCAGGTCTCCCGCTACGATCGGTTCAAGGACCCTCTGGGCGTTATTCAGGCCTTCAATCTAGCCGCCAAATTGACCCCCCTGCAGCTGGTTCTGGCTGGTGGTGGGGCGAGCGACGATCCGGAAGGGCAGGCGATTCTTCAGGAGGTACAGCAGGCGGCGGAAGGTCATCCGGATATTCATGTTTTGCTGCTGCCTTCGGATGCCCACCGTACCATCAATGCTCTGCAGCGAGCCGCAGACATCGTTATCCAGAAATCGATCCGGGAGGGTTTCGGTTTGACCGTAACGGAAGGCATGTGGAAGGGCAAACCGGTCATAGGCGGCGACACCGGTGGGATCCGGTTGCAGGTGTTCAATCACTATACCGGGTTTCTGGTTCGCACGCCGGAAGGCGCGGCTCTGCGCATGCGGTACCTACTTCATCGTACCCACCTGCGCCAACAGATGGGCGAACGGGCCCGCCAGTTCGTCATGGACAATTTTCTCATAACCCGCCACCTGCGGGAATATCTGACCTTACTGGTCGGCCTGCAAGGCAGTTGTGAGGAGCGGGTCGTTGTCGGTTGA
- a CDS encoding alpha,alpha-trehalose-phosphate synthase (UDP-forming) produces the protein MSPSLSKRLLIISNRLPTVIAQNEDGWSMKPGSGGLVTALAPIMRKNHGVWIGWPGCGDDAPLDKLLREFKDQQGYQLVPVPLSEEEVELYYRGFSNAAIWPMFHDLLGFCRFELPHWQAYNAVNQKFAAAIAEQAVPDDFVWVHDYQLMLVGAHLRDMGQQDRLAFFLHIPFPSPDLFRRLPWKIELIKGLLAYDQLGFQTLRDRRNFVQTATLLVPEVEVVSRKRHHTLLQWGDRIIKVGHYPISIDFTEFDQGARSHEVEDAAWYLHENLRGRQLVLGVDRLDYTKGIPERFLAFERALEKYPELIGRISLLQVVVPSRTLVPDYANLKEQLDQLAGRINARFGKPEWLPILYVFRCLERVQLLARYRTSEIALITPLRDGMNLVAKEYCASSVENNGVLILSEFAGAADQLGKHALLVNPYDTDGTADAIYQAFTMEPEERRQHMMHLRSDIRRNDVHRWLRRFVESADGDN, from the coding sequence ATGTCCCCAAGCCTTAGCAAACGTCTGCTGATTATTTCCAACAGATTGCCCACCGTCATCGCACAGAATGAGGATGGCTGGTCCATGAAGCCTGGATCGGGAGGCCTGGTTACCGCCCTGGCCCCGATCATGCGCAAAAACCATGGAGTCTGGATCGGCTGGCCCGGCTGCGGAGATGACGCGCCCCTCGACAAGCTGCTGCGCGAATTCAAGGATCAGCAGGGATACCAGCTGGTGCCGGTGCCTCTCAGCGAGGAAGAGGTGGAACTCTATTACCGGGGTTTTTCCAACGCCGCCATTTGGCCGATGTTTCACGACCTGCTCGGTTTTTGCCGTTTCGAGCTGCCCCACTGGCAGGCCTACAATGCCGTCAATCAGAAATTTGCCGCGGCCATCGCCGAACAGGCCGTTCCCGACGATTTTGTCTGGGTGCACGATTACCAGTTAATGCTGGTCGGCGCGCATCTGCGCGACATGGGCCAGCAGGATCGTTTGGCCTTTTTCCTGCACATTCCGTTTCCTTCCCCGGACCTTTTCCGGAGACTGCCGTGGAAAATCGAACTGATCAAGGGGCTGCTGGCTTACGACCAACTCGGTTTCCAGACACTGCGGGATCGGCGTAATTTCGTGCAGACCGCCACCCTGCTGGTGCCGGAAGTCGAGGTCGTCAGCCGCAAGCGCCATCATACGCTGTTGCAGTGGGGGGATCGGATTATCAAGGTCGGACATTATCCGATCAGCATCGACTTCACCGAATTCGATCAGGGGGCACGCTCCCACGAGGTCGAGGACGCAGCCTGGTATCTGCATGAAAACCTGCGCGGGCGCCAACTGGTGCTGGGCGTCGACCGTCTCGATTATACCAAGGGCATCCCGGAGAGGTTTCTGGCTTTTGAGCGGGCCCTGGAAAAATACCCCGAACTGATCGGACGGATATCGCTGCTTCAGGTCGTGGTCCCCAGCCGCACCCTGGTACCCGACTACGCCAATCTCAAAGAACAACTGGATCAATTGGCGGGACGTATCAACGCCCGTTTCGGCAAACCGGAATGGCTGCCGATCCTGTACGTCTTTCGTTGCCTGGAAAGGGTACAATTGCTGGCGCGCTACCGCACCTCCGAAATCGCCCTGATCACCCCGTTGCGCGACGGCATGAACCTGGTTGCCAAGGAATACTGCGCCAGTTCCGTGGAAAACAACGGCGTATTGATTCTCAGTGAATTTGCCGGGGCCGCCGATCAACTCGGCAAACATGCTCTGCTGGTCAATCCCTACGATACCGACGGCACCGCCGATGCCATTTACCAAGCCTTCACCATGGAACCGGAAGAGCGCCGCCAACACATGATGCACCTGCGGTCCGATATCCGCCGCAACGACGTTCATCGCTGGTTGCGGCGCTTTGTCGAGTCGGCCGACGGGGACAACTAG